From one Lactiplantibacillus paraplantarum genomic stretch:
- the parC gene encoding DNA topoisomerase IV subunit A has product MATEQPKIQELTLEDVMGDRFGRYSKYIIQERALPDIRDGLKPVQRRILYAMNQDGNTFDKAFRKSAKSVGNVMGNFHPHGDSSIYEAMVRLSQDWKLREPLIEMHGNNGSMDGDPAAAMRYTEARLSKIAGEMLQDIDKKTVDMVLNFDDTEYEPTVLPARFPNLLVNGATGISAGYATEIPPHNLSEVIDAILFLMNHPKATLEDLMDFVKGPDFPTGGIIQGLAGIKQAYETGRGRIVVRSRTKIVPLKGNKSQIEVSEIPYEVNKAQLVKKIDEIRILKKIEGIAEVRDESDRQGLSVVIELKRDVNAEGILTYLLKNTDLQITYNFNMVAIYHQRPEHVGLKTILAAYLEHQRDVVTRRTQFNLQKAADRQHIVQGLIKAMSILDQVIKTIRGSKDKKDAKQNLVSQFDFTEIQAEAIVTMQLYRLTNTDVTQLEKEAAELAKSIEAYQLILAEPKELDKVLRRELKAVQKAYPTNRLTEIQNEIQELKVKTEVVIPQEDVIVMISHDGYIKRTSLRSYSASEPDDNGLKDEDYPIYLAKNSTLDHLMMFTNMGHLIYRPIYEIADAKWKDTGEHISQTIGLADNERITWVYSFENLKATGKFLVATSDGYIKQTAFADYTPGRTYKTRASQFIKMKSDNASVVTVKYLPAAPTGTLILITQHGYGLRYDLSEIPTIGAKAVGVKSMDLRDDAIVRAAIAANDDVIAMITQRGSFKKMKVADLPITSRARRGVQVLRELKNNPHRVADYVLVANNANGVALDVLTDRGKHHSILNDDHPVSARYSNGSFVVDTDTEGEPVAMQIHPIPLTV; this is encoded by the coding sequence ATGGCAACTGAACAACCAAAAATTCAAGAACTAACTCTTGAAGACGTCATGGGCGACCGCTTCGGCCGTTATTCTAAATATATTATTCAAGAACGCGCCTTGCCAGATATCCGTGATGGCTTGAAGCCAGTACAACGGCGAATCCTATACGCGATGAATCAGGACGGGAACACCTTTGACAAAGCTTTCCGTAAGTCCGCTAAGTCAGTCGGAAACGTCATGGGTAATTTTCATCCCCATGGTGACTCTTCGATTTATGAAGCAATGGTGCGGCTTAGTCAGGACTGGAAACTGCGAGAACCGTTAATTGAAATGCACGGGAACAATGGCTCCATGGACGGTGATCCGGCTGCTGCCATGCGGTATACCGAGGCACGTTTGAGTAAAATTGCTGGTGAAATGCTTCAAGACATTGATAAAAAGACTGTCGATATGGTCCTAAATTTTGATGACACGGAGTATGAACCCACTGTTTTACCGGCCCGCTTCCCTAACTTATTAGTTAACGGGGCAACGGGGATTTCGGCCGGTTACGCAACGGAAATTCCGCCGCATAACTTGAGTGAAGTTATCGACGCGATTTTATTCCTGATGAATCATCCTAAGGCAACACTTGAAGACTTGATGGACTTTGTCAAGGGGCCCGATTTCCCAACTGGGGGGATCATTCAAGGATTAGCAGGCATCAAACAAGCCTATGAGACTGGCCGTGGGCGTATCGTGGTACGTTCACGAACCAAGATCGTGCCACTTAAGGGGAATAAATCACAGATTGAAGTTTCAGAGATCCCTTATGAAGTTAACAAGGCGCAATTGGTGAAAAAAATTGATGAAATTCGCATTCTGAAGAAGATCGAAGGAATCGCCGAAGTTCGTGATGAAAGTGACCGCCAAGGACTATCGGTGGTGATTGAATTAAAGCGTGACGTCAATGCAGAAGGTATTCTGACATACTTACTCAAAAATACCGATCTACAGATTACTTATAACTTCAACATGGTGGCTATTTATCATCAGCGACCTGAACATGTTGGCCTCAAGACAATTCTAGCGGCCTATTTGGAACATCAAAGAGACGTTGTAACCCGTCGGACCCAGTTTAACTTACAAAAGGCTGCGGATCGCCAGCACATCGTTCAAGGCTTAATCAAGGCGATGTCCATTCTCGACCAAGTGATCAAGACGATCCGTGGTAGTAAGGATAAGAAAGATGCCAAGCAGAATTTAGTTAGTCAATTTGATTTTACTGAAATTCAGGCTGAAGCCATCGTGACGATGCAACTATACCGGTTAACCAACACCGATGTGACTCAGTTAGAAAAAGAAGCCGCTGAACTAGCCAAGTCCATCGAAGCTTATCAACTGATTTTGGCGGAACCTAAAGAACTCGATAAAGTTTTACGGCGCGAATTGAAAGCTGTTCAAAAAGCTTATCCAACTAACCGTTTGACTGAGATTCAAAACGAGATTCAAGAACTAAAGGTTAAGACCGAGGTCGTGATTCCACAAGAAGACGTCATCGTCATGATCAGCCATGATGGCTATATCAAGCGAACTAGTTTACGCTCTTACTCGGCATCTGAGCCTGATGATAATGGGCTTAAAGATGAAGATTATCCAATCTATCTAGCTAAGAACAGTACTTTAGATCATTTAATGATGTTCACCAACATGGGCCATCTAATCTACCGACCGATTTATGAAATTGCTGACGCCAAGTGGAAAGATACCGGCGAACACATTTCTCAGACGATCGGGTTGGCCGACAACGAGCGCATCACGTGGGTCTATTCTTTTGAGAATCTTAAAGCTACCGGGAAATTCTTAGTGGCAACTAGTGACGGTTATATCAAACAAACCGCCTTTGCTGATTACACGCCGGGCCGAACTTATAAGACCCGGGCTAGCCAGTTTATAAAAATGAAGTCAGATAACGCAAGCGTTGTGACGGTCAAATACTTACCAGCCGCGCCAACAGGAACCTTGATTTTGATCACGCAACATGGTTATGGCCTGCGCTATGATTTGAGCGAGATCCCAACAATTGGTGCGAAAGCGGTCGGCGTCAAGTCCATGGATCTGCGCGATGATGCGATTGTGCGGGCAGCCATTGCGGCTAATGATGATGTGATTGCAATGATTACGCAGCGTGGTTCGTTTAAAAAAATGAAAGTGGCCGATCTCCCAATAACAAGTCGGGCCCGTCGTGGGGTACAGGTTTTACGCGAACTGAAAAATAATCCACACCGGGTTGCTGACTACGTCTTAGTGGCTAATAATGCTAATGGGGTAGCACTTGATGTGTTGACTGATCGTGGCAAGCACCATTCAATTTTAAATGATGACCATCCGGTCAGCGCGCGTTATTCTAATGGTTCTTTTGTCGTTGATACTGACACGGAGGGCGAGCCCGTTGCCATGCAGATTCATCCCATTCCGCTCACTGTATAG
- the parE gene encoding DNA topoisomerase IV subunit B has product MAKKSPKYDDSSIQVLEGLEAVRKRPGMYIGSTDGRGLHHLVYEIVDNAVDEALAGYGKEINVIIHADNSITVVDHGRGMPVGMHASGIPTPEVILTVLHAGGKFGQGGYKTSGGLHGVGASVVNALSSELTVTIIRDGYRYVEHFKDGGHPVGTLEKKGKTNKPTGTTMTFKPDASIFTTTVYNFQTLAERLRESAFLLKGVKITLTDERENQQQELVFHYEDGIKAFVSYLNEDKDTLGDIMFFDGTKESVEVEVAAQYNDGYSENLLSFVNNVRTPDGGTHEVGFRSAWTKAFNEYARKVGLLKDKDKNLEGSDVREGLSAVISLRVPENLLQFEGQTKEKLGTPEARTIVDNIVSEQLQFFLMENGEFAQMLIRKSTKARQAREAARKARDESRNGKRRHKQERLLSGKLTPAQSKNAKKNELFLVEGDSAGGSAKQGRDRKFQAILPLRGKVLNTEKAKLADIVKNEEINTMIYTIGAGVGPEFDLKASNYDKVIIMTDADTDGAHIQILLLTFFYKYMRPMIDAGKIYIALPPLYRLQKKQNKQLRTEYAWTDEELTLKTKSFGKGYALQRYKGLGEMNAEQLWETTMDPEKRTLVRVRIDDAALAEKRVTTLMGDKVEPRRKWIESNVHFNLDEDGSLLDNEAVSSAHEQADEELAQQLKQ; this is encoded by the coding sequence ATGGCCAAGAAAAGCCCAAAATATGATGATTCTTCAATCCAAGTACTTGAAGGATTAGAAGCCGTTCGGAAACGTCCCGGAATGTATATCGGTTCTACGGACGGCCGCGGACTCCATCACTTAGTTTATGAAATTGTTGATAATGCCGTTGATGAAGCCTTAGCTGGCTATGGTAAAGAAATTAACGTGATTATTCACGCTGATAACAGTATCACCGTTGTCGATCATGGTCGTGGAATGCCGGTTGGAATGCATGCATCTGGCATTCCAACACCTGAAGTTATCCTAACAGTCTTACATGCTGGTGGTAAGTTCGGCCAGGGTGGTTATAAGACTTCTGGTGGGTTGCATGGGGTCGGTGCGAGCGTCGTTAATGCGTTGTCGTCCGAATTAACGGTAACGATCATCCGTGATGGTTACCGCTACGTTGAACACTTCAAAGATGGTGGTCATCCCGTTGGTACTCTCGAAAAGAAAGGGAAGACTAATAAGCCAACTGGAACGACGATGACTTTTAAGCCGGACGCTAGTATTTTTACAACGACGGTTTATAATTTTCAAACGTTGGCCGAACGGTTGCGTGAATCCGCATTCTTGCTGAAAGGTGTCAAAATTACGCTGACTGATGAACGGGAAAATCAGCAGCAGGAATTGGTCTTCCATTACGAAGATGGTATCAAGGCGTTTGTCAGTTACCTCAACGAAGATAAGGACACCCTTGGGGATATTATGTTCTTTGATGGCACTAAGGAAAGCGTCGAAGTTGAAGTCGCTGCGCAATACAACGATGGCTATTCGGAAAATTTGTTGTCATTCGTCAATAACGTGCGGACGCCCGATGGTGGGACGCACGAGGTCGGGTTCCGCAGTGCCTGGACGAAGGCGTTCAATGAATATGCCCGCAAAGTTGGCCTATTGAAGGACAAGGATAAAAATTTGGAAGGCTCCGATGTCCGTGAAGGGCTATCCGCTGTTATTTCATTACGGGTACCGGAAAATCTCTTACAATTTGAAGGTCAAACTAAGGAAAAGCTCGGGACACCCGAAGCCCGGACGATCGTTGATAACATCGTGAGTGAACAACTTCAATTCTTCTTGATGGAAAATGGCGAATTTGCGCAAATGTTGATTCGCAAATCAACGAAAGCTCGGCAGGCCCGTGAAGCTGCTCGCAAAGCCCGTGATGAAAGTCGAAATGGTAAGCGGCGGCACAAGCAAGAACGGCTACTTTCTGGGAAATTAACGCCAGCGCAGTCTAAAAACGCTAAGAAGAATGAATTGTTCTTAGTCGAAGGGGATTCGGCCGGTGGTTCAGCTAAACAAGGACGTGATCGAAAATTCCAAGCTATCTTGCCATTACGTGGTAAGGTATTGAATACTGAGAAAGCCAAATTAGCTGATATTGTCAAAAATGAAGAGATCAACACCATGATTTACACAATTGGTGCTGGCGTTGGCCCCGAATTTGACCTTAAAGCAAGTAATTACGATAAAGTCATTATTATGACCGATGCCGATACCGATGGTGCCCATATTCAGATTCTGTTACTCACGTTCTTCTACAAATATATGCGCCCCATGATAGATGCTGGCAAAATTTACATCGCTCTGCCACCGTTATATCGGTTGCAAAAGAAGCAAAACAAGCAATTGCGGACGGAATATGCTTGGACCGATGAGGAATTAACGCTCAAGACCAAGTCATTTGGTAAAGGCTACGCACTCCAACGTTACAAGGGACTCGGTGAAATGAACGCGGAACAGCTATGGGAAACAACCATGGATCCTGAAAAACGGACTTTAGTCCGAGTTCGCATCGATGACGCGGCGCTAGCGGAAAAACGAGTCACAACGCTAATGGGTGACAAAGTTGAACCTCGTCGGAAATGGATCGAAAGTAACGTCCACTTTAATTTAGATGAAGATGGATCATTGTTAGATAACGAGGCCGTCTCATCCGCACATGAACAGGCCGATGAAGAATTGGCCCAACAGCTAAAACAATAG
- the plsY gene encoding glycerol-3-phosphate 1-O-acyltransferase PlsY: MKIIIMLIIAYLIGAIPSGVIIGKFFFHTDIRQAGSGNIGTTNTYRVLGPTAGTIVMVMDILKGTIAALQPTLLFHMNNRYTLLIGLAAILGHTFSIYIGFKGGKAVATSAGILLAYNWEFFLIASAIMLLLVYTTSMVSVASMTAFPIVTLIAIFYYQDWLLSLVAFALTLFIFYRHRSNIARIKNGTESLVHFGLGWRRQQRANRK, encoded by the coding sequence TTGAAAATAATAATTATGCTGATCATCGCCTATTTAATTGGCGCGATTCCTTCGGGTGTCATTATTGGCAAGTTTTTCTTTCACACTGATATTCGTCAAGCAGGCAGTGGTAACATCGGCACCACCAACACGTATCGGGTTCTGGGTCCGACCGCTGGGACAATTGTCATGGTGATGGATATTCTAAAGGGCACCATCGCAGCACTGCAACCGACCTTGCTGTTTCATATGAATAACCGGTATACCTTATTGATCGGACTAGCAGCCATTTTAGGACATACTTTCTCAATTTATATCGGCTTCAAAGGTGGCAAGGCCGTTGCCACCAGTGCCGGGATTTTACTGGCTTATAATTGGGAATTTTTCTTGATTGCGAGTGCCATCATGCTACTGTTAGTTTACACGACCAGTATGGTTAGTGTTGCTAGTATGACGGCCTTCCCAATCGTCACGTTGATTGCGATTTTTTACTATCAAGATTGGCTGCTATCACTCGTGGCCTTTGCATTGACCCTCTTCATCTTCTATCGGCACCGCAGTAACATTGCACGTATCAAAAATGGGACCGAATCATTGGTGCACTTCGGACTCGGTTGGCGACGTCAGCAACGGGCCAATCGCAAATAA
- a CDS encoding aldose 1-epimerase family protein — MTVELKNEYLTVLINEAGAELSSVKSNDGIEYMWQADKTFWGRHAPVLFPIVGRLKNDQYTVAGQAYHMGQHGFARDNDFTVVKQTATQATLELTDSSATRDMYPYAFRLRLIYTLTDHELTVNYNVHNPANQELLFAVGGHPAFNVPLADSTATLADYKITVAPRKVYSHIPLQAPLNDAANADDFDLTKPLALSRDLFKDDALILALDHHETTLMLDTDRDDHGVAMTIEDAPYVGMWSPYPAEAPFVCLEPWWGIADNVDSDGQLSHKMGINRLAANQTFDAKYAISFF, encoded by the coding sequence ATGACAGTAGAATTAAAGAATGAGTACCTGACCGTTTTAATTAACGAAGCCGGGGCTGAACTAAGTAGTGTCAAGTCTAATGACGGTATCGAGTACATGTGGCAGGCCGACAAAACTTTTTGGGGTCGGCACGCACCCGTGTTATTTCCAATCGTTGGTCGATTGAAGAATGATCAATATACCGTTGCTGGTCAGGCTTATCATATGGGACAGCACGGTTTTGCCCGTGATAACGATTTTACGGTCGTGAAGCAAACGGCAACGCAAGCAACGCTTGAACTGACTGATAGTAGCGCAACGCGGGACATGTATCCGTATGCGTTTCGCTTACGCTTGATTTATACGCTGACGGATCATGAATTAACCGTTAACTACAATGTGCATAATCCAGCTAATCAAGAATTACTGTTTGCAGTTGGGGGGCACCCGGCCTTTAACGTGCCACTTGCTGATTCAACCGCAACTTTAGCTGATTATAAAATTACGGTGGCGCCACGGAAGGTTTATTCACATATTCCGTTACAAGCACCGTTAAATGATGCGGCTAATGCGGATGATTTTGACTTAACGAAACCGTTGGCGCTCAGTCGAGACTTGTTTAAAGATGATGCCTTGATTTTAGCGCTGGATCATCATGAAACGACATTGATGTTGGATACTGATCGGGATGATCATGGGGTGGCCATGACAATCGAAGACGCACCATATGTCGGCATGTGGTCTCCATACCCCGCAGAAGCGCCATTCGTGTGCTTAGAGCCATGGTGGGGCATTGCGGATAACGTTGATAGTGATGGCCAATTAAGTCATAAGATGGGCATTAATCGGCTTGCAGCGAACCAGACGTTTGATGCCAAATATGCGATTAGCTTTTTCTAA
- the hslU gene encoding ATP-dependent protease ATPase subunit HslU: protein MEEINKTPKQIVAALDNYVIGQNQAKKAVAIALRNRYRRMELSAEMQEEITPKNMLMIGPTGVGKTEIARRLAKIVHAPFVKVEATKFTEVGYVGRDVESMVRDLVDVAIEMEKQQAYSGVRAKAVQAADKRLVKLLVPAQKKQAKSNGNEFQNMMNMFSQMQNGQTPNVDDANNEEVTDAVRNQRLSVADQLKTGRLENSEVTIEMDDPQQAAAGNNNMLGQMGIDLGDSLGALMPKKRIQRTMPVAEAREILVREESEKLVNNADIYHDAIVRAENTGIIFIDEIDKITKGGQQGSGEVSREGVQRDILPIVEGSQISTKYGPINTDHILFIASGAFAESKPSDLIAELQGRFPIRVELDDLSQDDFVKILTEPKNALIKQYIALIGTDNIKVTFTIEAIEAIATIAYKVNHETQNIGARRLHTILEKLLEELLYEGPDMEMGEVTITESYVNDRIGNIAQDKDLSRYIL, encoded by the coding sequence ATGGAAGAAATCAATAAGACACCGAAACAAATTGTGGCCGCACTTGATAATTATGTCATTGGCCAAAACCAAGCCAAAAAAGCGGTGGCCATCGCGTTACGTAATCGCTATCGGCGGATGGAACTGTCGGCTGAAATGCAGGAAGAGATTACCCCGAAAAATATGCTGATGATCGGACCAACCGGGGTCGGAAAGACGGAAATTGCGCGTCGATTAGCCAAGATCGTGCACGCCCCATTTGTGAAAGTTGAAGCAACTAAGTTTACGGAAGTTGGCTATGTTGGTCGCGATGTTGAATCAATGGTGCGGGACTTGGTGGACGTGGCCATCGAAATGGAAAAACAGCAGGCTTATTCCGGTGTAAGAGCTAAAGCGGTCCAAGCTGCTGATAAACGGTTGGTCAAGTTATTAGTGCCCGCCCAAAAGAAGCAAGCTAAAAGCAATGGCAACGAATTCCAAAATATGATGAATATGTTTAGTCAGATGCAAAATGGTCAGACCCCCAACGTTGATGATGCAAATAACGAAGAAGTGACGGATGCCGTCCGTAATCAACGGTTATCGGTTGCAGATCAGTTGAAAACTGGCCGCTTAGAAAATTCAGAGGTCACGATCGAAATGGATGATCCACAACAGGCAGCTGCTGGCAATAATAATATGCTCGGCCAAATGGGGATTGATCTTGGTGATAGCCTAGGGGCCTTAATGCCGAAGAAGCGGATTCAACGGACGATGCCAGTTGCGGAAGCACGGGAAATCTTAGTCCGCGAAGAATCTGAAAAATTAGTCAACAATGCTGACATTTATCACGATGCGATTGTTCGTGCTGAAAATACTGGGATCATTTTTATTGATGAAATTGATAAGATCACTAAGGGTGGTCAACAAGGTTCTGGTGAAGTTTCACGCGAAGGGGTTCAACGGGATATTTTACCAATTGTTGAAGGGTCACAAATTTCAACAAAATACGGGCCCATCAATACGGATCATATTCTGTTTATTGCTTCCGGAGCCTTTGCAGAAAGTAAACCGAGTGATTTGATTGCTGAATTACAAGGCCGTTTTCCAATTCGCGTTGAATTAGATGATCTAAGTCAAGACGACTTTGTTAAAATTTTAACGGAACCGAAAAACGCCTTGATCAAGCAATATATTGCTTTGATTGGGACTGACAATATTAAAGTAACGTTTACGATCGAAGCCATCGAAGCGATTGCGACGATTGCTTATAAAGTTAACCACGAGACCCAAAATATTGGTGCGCGCCGGTTGCACACCATTTTGGAAAAGCTCCTGGAAGAATTGCTATATGAAGGACCAGACATGGAAATGGGCGAAGTCACGATTACGGAAAGCTACGTTAATGACCGCATCGGGAACATTGCGCAGGATAAGGATCTTAGCCGCTATATTTTATAA
- the hslV gene encoding HslVU peptidase proteolytic subunit produces MTVKFEATTICAVRQNGHNAMAGDGQVTMGEKVVMKGTAHKVRRIYNDQVVVGFAGSVADAFNLEDRFEKKLNEFSGNLQRAAVELAQEWRSDQALQKLEALLIVMNKDEMLLVSGSGEVITPDNDVLAIGSGGNFALAAARAMQLHAKDMSAKEVAEAAINIAGDIDIFTNHNVISETL; encoded by the coding sequence ATGACAGTGAAATTTGAAGCAACTACTATTTGTGCGGTTCGCCAGAATGGCCATAATGCCATGGCTGGTGATGGCCAAGTCACGATGGGTGAAAAAGTCGTAATGAAGGGCACCGCCCATAAAGTTCGGCGCATTTATAATGATCAAGTCGTCGTGGGGTTTGCCGGGAGCGTCGCGGATGCGTTCAACCTTGAAGATCGTTTTGAAAAGAAACTCAACGAATTTTCTGGCAACTTACAGCGGGCGGCCGTTGAATTAGCCCAAGAATGGCGCAGTGACCAAGCGTTACAAAAACTAGAAGCATTGTTGATCGTGATGAACAAAGATGAGATGTTACTTGTTTCTGGGAGTGGTGAAGTAATTACCCCAGATAACGACGTCTTAGCTATTGGTTCTGGGGGTAACTTTGCCTTGGCTGCGGCGCGCGCCATGCAGTTGCATGCTAAGGACATGAGTGCTAAGGAAGTCGCTGAAGCGGCCATCAATATCGCTGGCGACATTGATATTTTTACTAACCATAACGTCATCTCAGAAACTTTGTAA
- the xerC gene encoding tyrosine recombinase XerC translates to METDYLTLFLKYIRVERQYSEETAAAYREDIQAFNDFLTANGGAKAYTKVDRLDVNVYLSHLYDRHLTRNSIARKVSSLRSFYNFLVKNDLAKLNPFVYVQLKKHAARLPRFFYQKELDVLFQTVYADDSVMGARNAALLEVLYGTGIRLSECVDLQLADVDFDLKMMLIRGKGDKERYVPFGRYAAAALQHYETVCRQPVMAKYEQTHQSVFINRHGGPITGGGIEYVLNQIVKKSSLTADIHPHMLRHTFATQMLNNGADLRTVQELLGHTSLSTTQIYAHVTKEHLQQDYRQFFPRATRESTKETEHDSEI, encoded by the coding sequence ATGGAAACGGATTATTTAACCCTCTTTTTAAAGTATATTCGGGTGGAACGTCAGTATTCGGAAGAGACGGCCGCGGCTTACCGTGAAGATATTCAGGCTTTTAATGATTTCTTAACGGCAAATGGCGGTGCGAAAGCGTATACTAAAGTTGACCGGTTAGATGTTAACGTCTATTTGAGTCATTTATATGACCGGCACTTGACCCGCAATTCAATTGCTCGGAAAGTTTCAAGCTTGCGGTCGTTCTATAACTTTTTAGTTAAGAATGATTTAGCAAAATTGAATCCGTTTGTGTACGTCCAACTCAAAAAACACGCGGCTCGCTTGCCCCGCTTTTTCTATCAAAAGGAGCTGGACGTATTATTTCAAACCGTCTATGCGGATGATAGTGTGATGGGGGCCCGGAACGCGGCGTTGTTAGAAGTTTTGTATGGCACCGGGATTCGGTTGAGTGAATGTGTCGATTTACAATTAGCCGACGTTGATTTCGATCTTAAGATGATGTTGATTCGTGGGAAGGGCGATAAGGAACGCTACGTGCCGTTCGGTCGGTACGCGGCCGCTGCCCTTCAACATTACGAAACCGTCTGCCGACAACCAGTGATGGCCAAATATGAGCAGACGCACCAAAGCGTGTTTATTAACCGTCATGGCGGGCCGATTACTGGTGGCGGGATCGAATATGTCTTGAATCAAATCGTTAAAAAAAGTAGCTTGACGGCGGATATTCATCCCCATATGCTCCGGCACACGTTTGCGACGCAGATGCTGAATAATGGTGCTGACTTGCGGACCGTGCAGGAGCTGTTAGGTCATACGAGCTTGTCCACGACGCAAATCTATGCGCACGTGACCAAGGAACATTTACAACAAGATTATCGTCAATTTTTCCCACGGGCAACGCGGGAATCGACAAAGGAGACTGAACATGACAGTGAAATTTGA
- the trmFO gene encoding FADH(2)-oxidizing methylenetetrahydrofolate--tRNA-(uracil(54)-C(5))-methyltransferase TrmFO: MASIPTVNVIGAGLAGSEAAWHIANMGVNVRLYEMRPSKMTPAHHTAQFAELVCTNSLRANQLANAAGLLKAEMRQMDSIVMQAAEHHAVPAGGALAVDRDTFSAEITAAITDLPNVEVINEEITSLPDGITVVATGPLTAASLAKSIQAFNDEDDLHFFDAAAPILTKDSIDMDKVYLKSRYDRGEAAYLNCPMTEAEFDVFYDALIHAEMAEAHDFENSDVFEGCMPIEVMAQRGRQTMLFGPLKPVGLEDPKTGKQPFAVVQLRQDDAAGDLYNIVGFQTHLKWGEQKRVFSLIPGLENVEFVRYGVMHRNTFMKSPKLLTPTYQTQQRPDLFFAGQMTGVEGYIESAASGIVAGTNAARLALGLDPVVFPTDTMMGAMAHYITHTSASNFQPMNANFGIMPKLKQRIRDKRERNTAISERALADLATFKDETLTVNN; encoded by the coding sequence ATGGCATCAATACCAACAGTAAACGTCATTGGCGCTGGCTTAGCCGGCTCGGAAGCAGCGTGGCATATTGCCAACATGGGCGTCAATGTTCGCTTGTACGAAATGCGACCAAGTAAAATGACCCCCGCCCATCACACGGCGCAATTTGCAGAACTAGTGTGCACAAACTCACTGCGGGCGAACCAATTAGCCAACGCGGCGGGCCTACTAAAGGCCGAAATGCGGCAGATGGATTCGATCGTGATGCAAGCGGCTGAACACCACGCTGTCCCAGCTGGCGGTGCACTAGCCGTTGATCGCGACACTTTTTCTGCCGAAATTACGGCGGCCATCACTGATTTACCAAACGTGGAAGTCATTAACGAAGAAATCACGAGTCTTCCAGATGGCATTACAGTCGTGGCGACCGGCCCATTAACCGCGGCGTCCTTAGCAAAATCGATTCAAGCGTTCAACGATGAAGATGACTTACACTTTTTCGATGCGGCGGCACCGATTTTAACGAAGGATTCGATCGATATGGATAAGGTTTACCTCAAGTCACGTTATGACCGGGGGGAAGCGGCCTATCTCAATTGTCCGATGACGGAAGCAGAATTTGACGTTTTCTACGACGCGTTGATCCATGCCGAAATGGCCGAAGCCCATGATTTCGAAAATTCGGATGTCTTTGAAGGCTGTATGCCGATTGAAGTGATGGCACAACGTGGGCGCCAAACGATGCTATTTGGTCCACTTAAACCAGTGGGTCTTGAAGATCCGAAGACGGGCAAGCAACCCTTTGCAGTCGTTCAGTTACGTCAAGATGACGCGGCCGGCGATCTATATAATATTGTGGGCTTCCAGACCCACCTTAAGTGGGGCGAACAGAAACGGGTCTTTTCATTGATTCCTGGCTTAGAGAACGTTGAATTTGTCCGTTATGGTGTCATGCATCGTAATACCTTTATGAAATCACCAAAACTATTAACGCCAACTTATCAGACGCAGCAACGGCCTGACCTATTTTTTGCGGGCCAAATGACGGGCGTCGAAGGCTATATCGAAAGTGCGGCGAGTGGGATCGTTGCGGGGACGAATGCGGCCCGGTTAGCGCTAGGTCTAGATCCGGTAGTATTCCCAACGGACACGATGATGGGGGCAATGGCCCACTATATCACACACACGAGTGCTAGCAATTTCCAACCAATGAATGCGAACTTCGGGATCATGCCGAAGCTGAAGCAACGCATTCGTGATAAGCGCGAACGGAATACGGCGATTTCTGAACGGGCCTTGGCCGACCTAGCAACCTTTAAAGATGAAACGTTGACTGTTAACAACTAA